Proteins encoded together in one Salarchaeum sp. JOR-1 window:
- a CDS encoding DUF99 family protein, with translation MKSGTRALGLAESYTGEESTLAGAVVRADRVVDGFSFGSCTVGGLDATDCVIDIWNDLDRPDVQYLFVAGVAPAWFNVLDLPRIHESVERPTLSVSFEESPGLGDAIRREFDDPGRRLAIYERQPPREEVVVDDESVFVRSVGCDDPASVVRAFTPAGGRPEPVRVARLAARAADDYRTG, from the coding sequence GTGAAGTCGGGGACGCGCGCGCTCGGCCTCGCCGAATCCTACACCGGCGAGGAGTCGACGCTCGCCGGGGCCGTGGTGCGTGCAGACCGCGTCGTAGACGGCTTTTCGTTCGGTTCGTGCACCGTCGGCGGCCTCGACGCCACCGACTGCGTTATCGACATCTGGAACGACCTCGACCGACCCGACGTACAGTACCTCTTCGTGGCGGGCGTCGCGCCGGCGTGGTTCAACGTTCTCGACCTCCCGCGGATTCACGAGTCCGTCGAACGACCGACGCTCTCCGTGTCGTTCGAGGAGAGCCCCGGCCTCGGCGACGCCATCCGACGCGAGTTCGACGACCCCGGGCGCCGTCTCGCCATCTACGAGCGCCAGCCGCCGCGCGAGGAGGTGGTGGTGGACGACGAGTCGGTGTTCGTGCGGTCGGTCGGCTGCGACGACCCCGCGAGCGTGGTGCGGGCGTTCACGCCGGCGGGCGGGCGGCCCGAACCGGTTCGGGTGGCGCGACTCGCGGCGCGCGCGGCGGACGACTACCGCACCGGTTAA
- a CDS encoding uracil-DNA glycosylase family protein — MENMDGLDVTACERCGDLVESRSRIVNGTGPADADVVFVGEAPGEQEDREGVPFVGRSGDVLDSALGEHGLPRKRVRITNCVRCRPPDNRDPSTEELANCRPYLEAELDQIDPEVVVTLGKVPSEHLLGRDVAVTSEAGTVETVELGSKRRDVLVCVHPAATLYDRSQEETFDATIEKAATVAGVAGGQATFDDY, encoded by the coding sequence ATGGAGAACATGGACGGCCTCGACGTGACCGCGTGCGAGCGCTGCGGCGACCTCGTGGAGTCGCGCTCGCGCATCGTGAACGGCACGGGGCCCGCGGACGCGGACGTGGTGTTCGTCGGGGAGGCACCGGGCGAGCAGGAAGACCGGGAGGGCGTGCCGTTCGTCGGGCGGAGCGGCGACGTGCTCGACAGCGCGCTCGGCGAGCACGGCCTCCCCCGGAAGCGGGTGCGAATCACGAACTGCGTGCGGTGTCGCCCGCCGGACAACCGCGACCCCAGCACGGAGGAACTCGCGAACTGCCGGCCATATCTGGAAGCCGAACTCGACCAGATCGACCCCGAGGTCGTGGTGACGCTCGGGAAGGTGCCGAGTGAGCACCTGCTCGGACGGGACGTGGCGGTGACGAGCGAAGCGGGCACCGTCGAAACCGTCGAACTCGGGAGCAAGCGCCGGGACGTCCTCGTCTGCGTGCATCCGGCGGCGACGCTCTACGACCGCAGTCAGGAGGAGACGTTCGACGCGACCATCGAGAAGGCCGCGACCGTCGCGGGCGTCGCGGGCGGACAGGCGACGTTCGACGACTACTGA